A genomic region of Chryseobacterium sp. KACC 21268 contains the following coding sequences:
- the pepE gene encoding dipeptidase PepE translates to MNIILASTSTLFGGQYLEYLKPKLMNLFEGITDIIFIPFARPGGISHDDYTQKAKDFFSTININVKGLHEFEDKIEAVNSAQGFFTGGGNTFLLVKTLHELGLMNVLKQNIESEKPYLGCSAGSNIGGVNMKTTNDMPIVYPSSFDCMGLVPFNINPHYLNPNPEIKHNGETRETRIKEFLTQNDIKVVGLREGNWIRRLGNRVTTEGTELTRIFEKGKEPYEVDPGYEL, encoded by the coding sequence ATGAACATCATCCTCGCATCCACCTCCACACTCTTCGGCGGACAATATTTGGAATACCTCAAACCAAAACTCATGAATTTGTTTGAAGGCATAACAGATATCATCTTCATCCCATTTGCCAGACCAGGCGGCATCTCCCACGATGACTACACGCAGAAAGCCAAAGATTTCTTTTCAACAATTAATATCAATGTCAAAGGCCTTCACGAGTTCGAGGATAAAATAGAAGCGGTCAATTCTGCGCAGGGATTCTTCACCGGCGGCGGGAACACATTTCTATTAGTAAAGACCTTGCACGAATTAGGATTAATGAATGTCTTGAAGCAAAATATAGAATCAGAAAAACCATATCTCGGTTGTAGCGCAGGCAGCAACATCGGCGGCGTCAATATGAAAACCACCAACGATATGCCCATCGTCTATCCATCAAGCTTCGATTGTATGGGATTGGTTCCGTTCAATATCAACCCACATTACCTGAACCCAAATCCCGAGATTAAACACAACGGAGAAACCAGAGAAACCAGGATCAAAGAATTCCTGACCCAAAATGACATCAAAGTTGTTGGCCTGAGAGAAGGCAACTGGATCCGAAGACTCGGAAACCGAGTGACCACAGAAGGCACAGAATTGACAAGGATCTTCGAAAAAGGAAAAGAACCGTACGAGGTAGATCCCGGATATGAACTATAA
- a CDS encoding aldose 1-epimerase family protein: MIQLQNTKLKASFNELGAELISLINLETGKEIIWEGNPDFWGGQSPVLFPTVGALKDDSYIFEGETYEMPRHGFARRKLFDVKNSSENEVVFELNSDEETLKFYPFDFSLEIKYTLTENKLTVSYNVKNTSEGELYFSLGAHPGFSIDTKNGLKYDDYAITFYDDEKLEIHPLIDNLISKKTETINLENKTLPLSYELFSKDALVMTNMKSKELILKNNQNNHKVIFTFSNFPYFGIWAAKNADFVCLEPWQGIADIEDHNQELTEKFGILKLERNEDWKGDWAVEIE, encoded by the coding sequence ATGATCCAACTTCAAAATACAAAACTAAAGGCCAGCTTCAACGAACTCGGTGCAGAACTGATTTCGCTAATTAATCTCGAAACAGGAAAAGAGATCATTTGGGAAGGCAATCCTGATTTTTGGGGCGGCCAAAGTCCGGTCCTTTTCCCGACTGTTGGCGCCTTGAAAGATGATTCTTATATTTTCGAAGGCGAAACTTATGAGATGCCAAGACACGGATTCGCCAGAAGAAAGCTTTTCGACGTGAAAAATTCTTCTGAAAATGAAGTTGTCTTTGAATTAAATTCTGATGAAGAAACTTTGAAATTCTATCCCTTCGATTTCAGTTTGGAGATCAAATATACTTTGACTGAAAACAAGTTGACCGTTTCTTACAACGTGAAAAATACTTCGGAAGGAGAACTATATTTTTCTTTGGGTGCTCATCCTGGATTTTCGATTGACACCAAAAATGGACTGAAGTATGATGATTACGCAATCACCTTTTATGATGATGAAAAATTGGAAATTCATCCATTGATCGATAATCTCATCAGCAAAAAAACCGAAACCATCAACCTGGAAAATAAAACGCTTCCACTTTCATACGAATTGTTCTCAAAAGACGCTTTGGTGATGACCAATATGAAAAGCAAAGAATTGATCTTGAAAAATAATCAAAACAACCACAAAGTGATTTTCACTTTTTCAAACTTTCCATATTTCGGGATCTGGGCGGCAAAAAATGCTGATTTCGTTTGCTTGGAACCTTGGCAAGGCATTGCAGATATCGAAGACCACAACCAGGAATTAACTGAGAAATTCGGGATTTTGAAGTTGGAAAGGAATGAGGATTGGAAGGGTGATTGGGCTGTTGAGATTGAGTGA
- a CDS encoding HAMP domain-containing sensor histidine kinase, which produces MKGFNFLKRINSWVVYFILTAIVLGIAVSSFLIIDNLRKQEIQKINLIGTALKAYTDDEISADPKIQELYLAVMQDNTNLPIVVTDKHRTPIFQANIPEHIEQDSLKLKNLIRKMENSYDPFVVELPSGQNQFIYYDNSDLLNYFRFYPYLIALFIGAYLIFSFWFLRTLKKTDEGFVWAGLAKETAHQIGTPLSSMIGWVEIMKLEDENGLGVKELEKDVERLKTISERFSKIGSIPALNDLDINETVQQNFDYLKSRISTKVDFTLRKTYEPVLIPHSKILMSWVIENLIKNAVDAMKGEGKLELSLYKKNKSVYIDVTDSGSGMTKQQVRNAFKPGFSTKKRGWGLGLSLTKRVVTEYHKGEVKIAHSEVGKGTTFRIVLREEQK; this is translated from the coding sequence ATGAAAGGTTTCAATTTTCTTAAAAGAATCAACAGTTGGGTCGTGTACTTTATACTCACGGCGATTGTACTTGGTATTGCCGTTTCTTCTTTTTTAATTATTGACAATCTCAGGAAGCAGGAGATTCAGAAAATCAATCTGATAGGTACGGCTTTGAAAGCCTATACCGATGATGAGATCTCAGCAGATCCAAAGATTCAGGAGTTGTATCTTGCTGTAATGCAGGATAATACCAATCTTCCAATTGTTGTGACAGATAAACATAGAACACCTATTTTCCAAGCCAATATTCCCGAACACATCGAACAAGATTCCCTCAAACTGAAAAATCTGATCAGGAAAATGGAAAATTCCTACGATCCTTTTGTCGTAGAATTGCCATCTGGACAGAATCAGTTTATCTATTATGACAACTCCGATCTGCTCAATTATTTCAGGTTCTATCCGTACCTGATCGCTTTGTTCATCGGCGCTTATTTGATATTTTCCTTTTGGTTCCTGAGAACTCTCAAGAAAACCGACGAAGGCTTTGTTTGGGCAGGTTTGGCGAAAGAAACAGCGCATCAAATCGGAACGCCGTTGTCTTCAATGATCGGCTGGGTTGAAATTATGAAACTCGAAGATGAAAATGGATTAGGCGTAAAAGAACTCGAAAAAGATGTTGAAAGACTGAAGACCATCTCCGAAAGATTTTCTAAAATCGGTTCTATTCCTGCATTGAATGACCTTGATATCAATGAAACCGTTCAGCAGAATTTCGATTATTTAAAATCCCGAATTTCGACCAAAGTTGATTTTACGTTAAGAAAAACCTACGAACCAGTTCTGATTCCGCACAGTAAAATCCTGATGAGCTGGGTGATCGAAAACCTGATCAAAAATGCTGTCGATGCGATGAAAGGTGAAGGGAAATTGGAACTTTCACTCTACAAGAAAAACAAGAGTGTCTATATCGACGTGACCGACTCTGGAAGCGGAATGACAAAACAACAAGTTAGAAATGCCTTCAAACCGGGATTCTCTACCAAGAAACGTGGTTGGGGATTAGGCCTTTCATTGACCAAAAGAGTTGTGACAGAATATCACAAAGGTGAAGTGAAAATTGCCCATTCTGAAGTGGGAAAGGGAACGACTTTTAGGATTGTTTTGAGGGAGGAGCAGAAATAA
- a CDS encoding HD domain-containing protein yields MKIQKEIDFILAIDALKNINRRNYNADDSRRENTAEHSWQIVVLAQILYPYAKDNQDINLLRVIRMLSIHDLVEIDAGDTFLFDEVGMQDKFEREKIAAKRIFGILDEPLSTDFYNLWIEFEEEKTPDAIFACAIDRIMPFILNAHTSAKSWTEAGVTEKQVRTMLESAICRASDDLGDCFRILMDRCLDDNKIVRNPIVE; encoded by the coding sequence ATGAAGATTCAGAAAGAAATAGATTTCATCCTGGCAATAGATGCTTTGAAGAATATCAACAGAAGAAATTACAACGCCGACGATTCCAGACGAGAAAACACCGCAGAACACAGCTGGCAGATTGTTGTCTTGGCACAGATCCTTTATCCTTATGCAAAGGATAATCAGGACATCAATTTATTGAGAGTAATCAGAATGCTGTCTATCCACGACCTCGTAGAAATTGACGCTGGCGACACTTTCCTTTTTGATGAAGTTGGAATGCAGGACAAATTCGAACGGGAAAAGATAGCTGCAAAAAGAATCTTCGGAATTTTGGATGAGCCTCTCTCAACAGATTTTTACAACCTCTGGATTGAGTTTGAAGAGGAAAAAACGCCCGATGCAATTTTTGCCTGCGCCATCGATAGAATCATGCCATTCATCCTCAACGCCCACACCTCGGCAAAGAGTTGGACAGAAGCTGGCGTGACCGAAAAACAAGTGAGAACCATGCTGGAAAGTGCAATTTGCAGAGCTTCGGATGATTTGGGAGATTGTTTTAGAATTTTAATGGATAGATGTTTGGATGATAATAAAATAGTAAGAAACCCAATTGTGGAATAA
- a CDS encoding S9 family peptidase: MKIKHFIAAAATIPFMMNAQQVMTPEMMWTLNRLGIQSVSPDHSSLIYKISKTDLKTEKSNSEAFWLDLSGKSTKIDLGKKSLIQWDKNGIYALENNQIFLSKDSGKTWSEFYKVGEVDNIVISPDGKKVAFSKAVHIEDLLGKDKYKDLPKTTAQIYTDLNHRHWDAFNEGSYNHVFTVNISESVDRAKDLLEGKAFDSPQKPFGGAEDFVWSPDSSQLLYVSKKKSGAEYAQSTNTDIYCYDLASGVTKNITEGMMGYDVNPKFSPDGKFLLWNSMERDGFEADKNDIMIMDWKAMKSENLTKAWDESVTGDVSWSADAKAIYFTSAFRGTKQLFSVDVKSKTVKQITKGDFDINEIVLENKGKLWVTKTDINHNADLFEVDSKGVLKQITDINKDNYSKLVQGRSELKMVKTTDGKEMGVWFHYPPNFDPNKKYPTLVYCQGGPQSGLTQFFSTRWNFALMAANGYIVVAPNRRGMPGWGVKWNEAISGNWGGQPIEDYLSATDFAKTLPYVDGSRVAAVGASYGGYSVFMLAGVHENRFKTFIAHDGLFDMKSWYGTTEELWFANWDLGGNYWQKPTPKAYSDFNPSNFVDKWNKPIMVIQGGIDFRVPYEQGQEAFQAAKLKGLKTKFLYFPNENHWVLHPQNGLVWQREFFEWLKETL, from the coding sequence ATGAAAATCAAACATTTCATAGCTGCAGCAGCAACAATACCTTTTATGATGAATGCACAACAGGTTATGACACCAGAGATGATGTGGACGCTCAATCGACTTGGTATTCAGTCGGTTTCGCCGGACCATTCTTCTCTCATTTACAAAATCAGCAAAACAGACCTCAAAACCGAAAAGTCAAACTCCGAAGCTTTTTGGCTGGACCTTTCCGGAAAATCTACCAAAATTGATTTAGGCAAGAAAAGCCTGATTCAATGGGACAAAAACGGAATTTACGCTCTAGAGAACAACCAAATTTTCTTGTCGAAAGATTCAGGTAAAACTTGGTCAGAATTTTATAAGGTTGGTGAGGTTGACAATATTGTCATTTCTCCAGACGGGAAAAAAGTGGCTTTCAGCAAAGCAGTTCATATCGAGGATCTTCTGGGTAAGGATAAATATAAAGATCTGCCAAAAACGACGGCTCAAATCTATACAGACCTCAATCACAGACATTGGGATGCTTTCAATGAAGGTTCTTACAACCACGTTTTCACAGTGAATATTTCTGAGTCTGTGGACAGGGCCAAAGATCTTTTGGAGGGAAAAGCTTTCGATTCGCCGCAGAAACCATTTGGTGGAGCAGAAGATTTTGTTTGGAGTCCGGATTCGTCGCAGTTGCTTTACGTTTCCAAGAAGAAAAGCGGCGCAGAATATGCGCAAAGCACCAACACAGATATCTATTGCTATGATCTGGCAAGTGGCGTTACCAAGAATATTACAGAAGGAATGATGGGTTACGATGTGAATCCGAAATTCAGTCCAGATGGTAAATTTCTCCTCTGGAACTCAATGGAAAGAGACGGTTTTGAAGCCGATAAGAATGACATTATGATAATGGATTGGAAGGCGATGAAGTCTGAAAATCTTACAAAAGCCTGGGACGAAAGTGTCACTGGCGATGTTTCGTGGAGTGCAGATGCAAAAGCGATCTACTTCACTTCAGCTTTCCGCGGCACGAAACAATTATTCTCCGTTGATGTTAAAAGTAAAACTGTAAAACAAATTACGAAAGGCGATTTTGATATCAACGAGATCGTACTCGAAAACAAAGGCAAACTTTGGGTCACCAAAACAGACATCAATCACAATGCAGACCTTTTCGAAGTGGATTCCAAAGGTGTATTGAAACAGATCACGGATATTAATAAAGACAATTATTCCAAACTGGTTCAAGGAAGATCTGAACTGAAAATGGTGAAAACGACCGATGGAAAAGAAATGGGCGTTTGGTTCCATTATCCGCCCAACTTCGACCCAAATAAGAAATATCCAACTCTAGTTTATTGCCAAGGAGGACCACAATCTGGACTGACGCAGTTTTTCTCCACAAGATGGAACTTCGCTTTAATGGCCGCAAACGGCTACATCGTCGTTGCACCAAACAGAAGAGGAATGCCAGGCTGGGGCGTAAAATGGAACGAAGCGATCAGTGGCAACTGGGGCGGACAACCAATCGAAGATTATTTGTCAGCAACCGACTTCGCTAAAACATTACCTTACGTAGATGGAAGCAGAGTGGCGGCTGTTGGTGCGAGTTACGGCGGATATTCTGTATTTATGTTGGCTGGTGTTCACGAGAATAGATTCAAAACATTCATTGCACACGACGGTTTATTTGATATGAAATCCTGGTACGGAACAACTGAGGAACTCTGGTTTGCCAATTGGGATTTAGGTGGAAATTACTGGCAAAAGCCAACACCAAAAGCGTATTCAGACTTCAATCCAAGTAATTTTGTGGACAAGTGGAACAAACCGATTATGGTAATCCAAGGCGGAATCGATTTCCGTGTTCCTTATGAGCAAGGTCAGGAAGCTTTCCAAGCTGCGAAACTGAAAGGTCTGAAAACCAAATTCCTTTATTTCCCGAACGAAAACCATTGGGTGCTTCATCCGCAAAACGGTTTGGTTTGGCAAAGAGAATTCTTTGAATGGCTAAAAGAAACATTATAA
- a CDS encoding L-threonylcarbamoyladenylate synthase — translation MYFTKALETLQSGGTILYPTDTIWGIGCDATNIEAIQKIFDIKKREANKSLIILVESEKRLQDLVDVPEIAWQIMDVSEKPVTIVYENPKNLPKELLAEDGSIGIRLVKNDYCKKLITKLNKPLVSTSANLSGQRSPLKFSDISDEIKNSVDHIVEEFHDKVSEYPGSSVIKIWNNSQIKILRE, via the coding sequence ATGTATTTTACCAAAGCTCTAGAGACCTTGCAATCCGGCGGAACCATCCTTTACCCGACAGACACCATCTGGGGAATCGGTTGCGACGCTACTAATATAGAAGCCATCCAAAAAATATTCGACATCAAAAAGCGTGAAGCCAACAAATCACTCATCATCTTGGTCGAGTCCGAGAAACGGCTGCAAGATCTGGTAGATGTTCCCGAAATAGCCTGGCAAATAATGGACGTCAGCGAAAAACCCGTGACAATCGTCTATGAAAATCCAAAGAATCTCCCGAAAGAATTATTGGCAGAAGATGGAAGCATCGGAATCCGTTTGGTCAAAAATGATTACTGCAAAAAGCTCATTACAAAACTCAACAAACCTTTGGTCTCCACCTCCGCAAACCTAAGCGGACAAAGATCACCTTTGAAGTTTTCTGATATTTCCGACGAGATCAAAAACTCGGTGGATCACATTGTAGAGGAATTTCACGACAAGGTTTCGGAATATCCCGGCTCGTCCGTTATCAAGATCTGGAACAACAGCCAGATCAAAATTCTTCGCGAATAA
- the secG gene encoding preprotein translocase subunit SecG, translated as MSTIFTLFMILIIIASILLVIIIMAQNPKGGGLSGTFGGASATNFGVQRTNDFMEKATWTLGGTIVVLIFLSIILTGKPSQVAPSMPTPVRSEAPVNQAPTNTTTPATQVPATK; from the coding sequence ATGAGCACAATATTTACGCTGTTTATGATCCTAATCATCATTGCTAGCATCCTATTAGTTATCATCATCATGGCTCAAAATCCAAAAGGAGGCGGACTTTCCGGGACTTTCGGCGGTGCATCTGCTACTAATTTTGGGGTACAAAGAACCAATGATTTTATGGAGAAAGCAACCTGGACTTTGGGAGGAACTATTGTTGTTTTGATTTTCCTAAGCATCATTCTTACAGGAAAACCATCGCAAGTAGCGCCATCAATGCCAACACCAGTGAGATCTGAAGCGCCAGTAAATCAAGCTCCGACTAATACTACTACTCCAGCAACCCAGGTTCCTGCAACGAAATAA
- a CDS encoding T9SS type A sorting domain-containing protein, with the protein MQKFLLFSLAVISQFVSSQTMKTAYFKPPSTWTSACVWPNVIDPPTLVDFFSPPPMASTCEGWYKYSTPFNTAEFVFNNCKYIAGAPPHPDYLSVSVTTADTIFYDYSAGPISNPPACLLAVNESAKNMVVVKIFPNPVQDFVNIESDKNFVAYEIIEESGKLLLNKDFKGSKIDISNLKTGVYFIKLKSLSNETNIVKFIKK; encoded by the coding sequence ATGCAAAAATTTCTACTCTTTTCTTTAGCAGTAATTTCTCAATTTGTATCCAGCCAAACTATGAAAACCGCTTACTTCAAACCACCTTCCACTTGGACATCTGCCTGCGTATGGCCAAATGTAATTGACCCTCCAACATTAGTAGATTTCTTCTCGCCACCTCCCATGGCAAGCACTTGTGAAGGCTGGTACAAATACAGTACGCCATTCAATACTGCAGAATTTGTTTTTAATAATTGTAAATATATTGCCGGTGCACCTCCCCATCCTGATTATCTATCCGTCTCTGTAACTACAGCGGATACAATATTCTACGACTATTCCGCTGGTCCAATTTCAAATCCGCCAGCTTGTCTTTTGGCTGTGAATGAATCCGCTAAAAATATGGTCGTGGTAAAAATATTCCCAAATCCGGTTCAAGACTTTGTGAATATCGAATCTGACAAAAACTTTGTTGCCTATGAAATTATAGAGGAATCGGGAAAACTGCTTCTTAATAAAGATTTCAAAGGAAGTAAAATTGATATCAGCAATCTGAAAACAGGTGTTTATTTTATTAAATTAAAATCTTTGAGTAATGAAACCAATATTGTGAAATTTATCAAGAAATAA
- a CDS encoding DEAD/DEAH box helicase: MKTTFADFDLPEKILDVLADLNLFEPTPIQEKSIGPILSGRDVMGIAQTGTGKTLAYTLPVLKTWKYNKSGNPTVLVLVPTRELVVQVTEVITKMTENLTARVIGIYGGKNINTQKLLFNDGCDILVGTPGRVMDLAIDNAISLKEVNKLIIDEFDEMLNLGFRPQLTHIFEMMKEKRQNILFSATMTDAVDALLNEYFAGPIEISLARSGTPLEKIAQSAVPVENFNTKLNLLIHLLKTETDLEKILIFANNKKHADLIFEKLNVEFPDQFGVIHSNKSQNFRLRVMQEFTNEELRGVITTDIMARGLDIPDISHVFNFEVPEVPEQYIHRIGRTGRADKEGISITFFTKKEEAQLLDIELLMDREIKKTEFPEAVTISKVKLASEQEEVKMKFLTTAKLNEGDSAFHEKKDKNKKKNLGGPSKRKAPKKFGANRAQQKQKSIAKRKK, from the coding sequence ATGAAAACCACTTTTGCAGACTTCGATTTACCGGAAAAGATTCTGGATGTACTAGCCGATCTCAACCTTTTTGAACCAACGCCTATTCAGGAAAAAAGCATCGGACCGATACTTTCCGGACGCGACGTGATGGGAATTGCCCAAACAGGAACAGGTAAAACTTTGGCCTACACGCTTCCAGTCCTTAAAACCTGGAAATACAACAAGTCTGGAAATCCAACCGTTCTGGTTTTGGTGCCAACCAGAGAATTGGTGGTTCAGGTAACAGAAGTGATCACAAAAATGACGGAAAATCTGACCGCAAGAGTGATCGGAATTTACGGTGGAAAAAACATCAATACACAAAAATTATTGTTCAATGACGGTTGCGACATTTTGGTGGGAACACCTGGTCGAGTAATGGATCTTGCGATTGACAATGCAATCTCATTGAAGGAAGTTAATAAACTGATCATCGATGAATTTGATGAAATGCTGAACCTTGGATTCCGTCCACAGCTCACGCACATCTTCGAAATGATGAAAGAGAAAAGACAAAACATCCTTTTTTCTGCAACGATGACCGATGCTGTAGACGCTTTGCTGAACGAATATTTCGCTGGTCCGATTGAGATCTCATTGGCAAGATCAGGAACGCCTTTGGAGAAGATTGCACAATCTGCAGTTCCGGTGGAGAACTTCAACACCAAATTGAATTTATTAATTCACCTTCTTAAAACAGAAACGGACTTAGAAAAAATTCTGATTTTCGCTAACAATAAAAAACACGCCGATTTAATCTTCGAAAAACTGAATGTAGAATTCCCAGACCAGTTTGGTGTCATCCATTCCAACAAATCCCAGAATTTCAGATTAAGAGTGATGCAGGAATTCACCAATGAAGAATTGCGAGGTGTGATCACAACGGATATTATGGCGAGAGGTCTTGATATTCCGGATATTTCGCACGTTTTCAACTTCGAAGTTCCTGAGGTTCCAGAGCAATACATTCACAGGATCGGTAGAACGGGTCGTGCGGACAAAGAAGGGATTTCCATCACGTTCTTTACCAAAAAGGAAGAAGCGCAACTTTTGGATATCGAACTTTTGATGGACAGAGAGATCAAGAAAACCGAATTCCCGGAAGCTGTGACGATTTCCAAAGTGAAGCTCGCATCGGAACAGGAAGAAGTGAAGATGAAATTCTTGACCACAGCCAAACTCAACGAAGGCGATTCCGCTTTCCACGAGAAAAAAGATAAG
- a CDS encoding TonB-dependent receptor has product MKAKTIGISALFLCMSTTMLLAQTTQDTLKGEKKIDEVKIIGNTKKGSESNLISTQRKSAEIIERVGAVQLSKQGIGDVATAVTKATGTVKQEGGNTISVRGLLDRYNATTMNGLPIPSDDPENKNIDLSLLKTDIIDYISLEKVFNPRLMGDFGGANINIVSKEYSGKGYITFGLESGYNVQNSKTDKFLLQDGPNFFGTKVQKIPSNALSGYNFQTSWNFKDAFGPSMLMPINTGMNLQGGKSFKIGEQGKLNTFAFVGFNNDFTYREGSEGQFGGQETIFKSFDKVQKYAYKTNTTGLLNLFYRINANHQLKWITNYIHSTDQEAKIFEGYIRDYAENNGGYVRRADYKITNTLINQLGGDHKFGDKFSINWIAGYNYLNSQRPDRITNTLVRNDDAEGTYTATRETGLNNRYYDNLDDKEYTGNVTFNYDLNDKFKIAAGYQGRFKKRTFFSKQIDFKWRNDIAQPLKISDPNNVDQIFNSYNYAKGFFDISSNFGAASELVPILYNGDQDVNSGFANIDYKFSDKLMVQVGARYDKIRQYVEWQTNFKTYNVNDVEIYNIEKNYNKFLPAVNVKYSINDRQNLRLAASRTYTLPQLKEMAPYIYIDITETTQGNPFLKPSDNNNLDLKWEYFPKSGEVISFTGFGKYIQNPISKTYINSSDPYFSYLNAGDWAYVYGIEAEVRKDLFSFGSGSKLYTFVNATYMDSKAELDTDKVNRENRYSVNFDVKEDKLQGATDFVANANLGLNHKWNSGNELDLVASYSYVGNYIYSISTNTIGNIVQKPINMLDFTAKFRFQNNIDFGISLKNLLNPEIKRIQENDINSETYNFKRGQVIGVNVGYKF; this is encoded by the coding sequence ATGAAAGCAAAAACAATAGGCATTAGTGCTTTGTTTCTTTGTATGTCAACCACAATGTTGTTGGCGCAAACTACACAGGATACGCTGAAAGGCGAGAAGAAGATCGATGAGGTGAAGATCATCGGGAACACGAAAAAGGGGAGCGAGTCTAATCTCATCTCCACCCAAAGAAAATCTGCGGAGATCATAGAAAGAGTGGGCGCGGTCCAACTTTCTAAGCAAGGTATTGGCGACGTGGCCACCGCTGTTACAAAAGCTACCGGAACTGTAAAGCAGGAAGGCGGAAACACGATCTCTGTTCGAGGTTTGTTGGACCGCTACAACGCTACCACTATGAATGGCCTGCCAATTCCGTCGGATGACCCCGAAAACAAAAACATTGACCTATCATTACTCAAAACAGATATCATAGATTACATTTCTCTGGAGAAGGTTTTCAATCCAAGATTGATGGGAGATTTTGGAGGTGCCAATATCAACATCGTTTCCAAAGAGTATTCTGGTAAAGGTTATATTACGTTTGGACTAGAAAGTGGTTATAACGTTCAAAATTCCAAAACAGATAAATTTTTATTACAGGATGGTCCTAATTTTTTCGGAACCAAAGTTCAGAAGATTCCTTCAAATGCATTATCAGGTTACAATTTTCAAACAAGCTGGAATTTCAAAGATGCCTTTGGCCCATCGATGTTGATGCCAATTAATACGGGAATGAATCTGCAAGGTGGTAAATCTTTCAAAATAGGTGAACAAGGTAAACTAAACACTTTTGCCTTCGTTGGATTCAACAATGATTTTACATATAGGGAAGGATCTGAAGGACAGTTTGGAGGGCAGGAAACTATTTTCAAGTCTTTCGATAAGGTTCAGAAATACGCCTACAAAACCAATACGACCGGACTACTCAATTTATTTTATAGAATTAATGCCAACCATCAGTTAAAATGGATCACAAATTATATCCATTCCACAGATCAGGAAGCAAAGATCTTTGAAGGGTACATTCGTGATTATGCTGAAAATAATGGTGGGTATGTAAGAAGAGCAGATTATAAAATAACCAATACTTTGATCAACCAATTAGGTGGTGATCATAAATTTGGAGACAAATTCTCTATCAACTGGATTGCAGGTTACAATTACCTAAACAGCCAAAGACCAGACAGGATTACCAATACCTTGGTGCGAAATGATGATGCAGAAGGTACATATACTGCAACTAGAGAAACAGGTCTTAATAACCGTTACTATGACAATTTGGATGATAAAGAGTATACAGGAAATGTAACTTTCAATTATGATCTGAACGACAAATTTAAGATTGCAGCAGGATATCAGGGACGTTTCAAAAAAAGAACATTCTTCTCCAAGCAAATAGATTTCAAATGGAGAAATGATATTGCGCAACCTCTTAAAATCTCAGATCCAAATAATGTAGACCAGATTTTCAATTCTTATAATTATGCCAAAGGTTTCTTTGATATCTCAAGTAACTTCGGAGCAGCCAGTGAACTAGTTCCTATCCTTTACAACGGAGATCAGGATGTAAATTCTGGATTTGCAAACATAGACTATAAGTTTTCTGATAAATTGATGGTACAGGTTGGTGCTAGATATGACAAAATAAGACAATATGTAGAATGGCAGACTAATTTCAAAACGTACAATGTCAATGATGTTGAGATTTATAATATCGAAAAAAATTATAACAAGTTTTTACCTGCAGTCAATGTAAAATATTCTATAAATGACAGGCAGAATCTAAGACTCGCAGCATCCAGAACCTATACACTTCCACAGCTGAAGGAAATGGCACCATATATCTATATTGATATTACAGAAACCACTCAAGGTAATCCATTCCTAAAACCTTCTGACAATAATAACTTAGATCTGAAATGGGAGTATTTCCCAAAATCAGGCGAGGTGATTTCATTTACTGGGTTTGGAAAATACATCCAGAATCCAATCTCAAAAACCTATATCAATTCCTCAGATCCTTATTTCTCTTATCTTAATGCAGGGGACTGGGCATATGTGTATGGTATTGAGGCAGAAGTAAGAAAAGACCTTTTCAGTTTCGGTAGTGGATCCAAACTCTACACTTTTGTTAATGCGACTTATATGGATTCCAAAGCAGAATTGGATACAGACAAAGTAAACAGAGAAAATAGATACTCGGTAAACTTCGATGTGAAAGAAGATAAATTACAGGGAGCTACAGATTTTGTAGCCAATGCAAATCTTGGACTCAATCACAAATGGAACAGTGGAAACGAATTGGACTTGGTAGCATCCTACTCTTATGTAGGCAATTACATCTACTCCATCAGTACAAATACTATTGGAAACATTGTGCAAAAACCAATCAATATGTTGGATTTTACAGCGAAGTTCAGATTCCAGAATAATATAGATTTCGGTATTTCACTTAAAAATCTTCTCAATCCAGAAATCAAAAGAATTCAGGAAAATGACATCAATTCCGAAACTTATAACTTCAAAAGAGGACAAGTTATCGGCGTAAACGTAGGTTATAAATTTTAA